In one window of Candidatus Krumholzibacteriota bacterium DNA:
- a CDS encoding DUF418 domain-containing protein, with the protein MIEPSAAGSPLPPAERIAEIDALRGFAVLGILVMNVQSFSMPAMAYMNPALFGDLSGVDRVLWLLSHLLADKKFMTIFALLFGAGIVLLTERIERRGGSARGVHYRRTFWLIVIGLVHAYGLWHGDILVTYGICALVAYPFRRVRPGRLLAAGLSIFAVASIFYLFVGLSMPWWEPAKIEGLMETWRPPAGRIAGEIAAYRGGWLDQMPHRAGLSFFMETFLLVVQTGWRTLGLMLTGMALFKWGILSGRRSARFYRWMVALGLLVGLPVVGWGAMRNFAAGWSLEYSMFIGVQYNYWFSLLVSGGWIGAVMLACRANAMKRPTRTLAAVGRMALTNYLLQTVICTTLFYGHGFKLFGRLGRAWHPLVILFVWIVELAWSPWWLARFRFGPVEWLWRSLTYRARQPMRR; encoded by the coding sequence ATGATCGAACCGTCGGCCGCCGGATCGCCCCTCCCGCCCGCGGAGCGGATCGCCGAGATCGACGCGCTGCGCGGCTTCGCCGTGCTCGGCATCCTCGTGATGAACGTCCAGTCCTTCTCCATGCCGGCGATGGCGTACATGAACCCCGCCCTCTTCGGCGATCTCTCCGGCGTCGACCGCGTCCTCTGGTTGCTGAGCCATCTCCTGGCCGACAAGAAGTTCATGACGATCTTCGCGCTCCTCTTCGGGGCGGGAATCGTCCTTTTGACCGAACGCATCGAACGGCGCGGCGGCAGCGCGCGCGGCGTCCACTACCGGAGGACCTTCTGGCTCATCGTCATCGGCCTCGTCCACGCCTACGGGCTCTGGCACGGCGACATCCTCGTCACCTACGGCATCTGCGCCCTCGTCGCCTACCCCTTCCGGCGCGTCCGCCCCGGCCGGCTTCTCGCGGCGGGGCTGTCGATCTTCGCCGTCGCGTCGATATTCTATCTTTTCGTCGGGCTCAGCATGCCCTGGTGGGAACCGGCGAAGATCGAGGGCCTCATGGAGACCTGGCGGCCGCCGGCCGGGCGGATCGCCGGGGAGATCGCCGCGTATCGCGGCGGCTGGCTCGACCAGATGCCGCACCGGGCCGGTCTCTCGTTCTTCATGGAGACCTTTCTCCTGGTCGTCCAGACCGGCTGGCGGACCCTCGGACTGATGCTGACCGGGATGGCCCTCTTCAAGTGGGGCATCCTCTCCGGCCGCCGATCGGCCCGCTTCTACCGGTGGATGGTCGCGCTCGGCCTCCTCGTCGGCCTCCCGGTCGTCGGCTGGGGAGCCATGCGCAACTTCGCCGCCGGCTGGTCGCTCGAGTACTCGATGTTCATCGGCGTCCAGTACAACTACTGGTTCAGCCTTCTCGTCTCGGGGGGATGGATCGGCGCGGTGATGCTCGCGTGCCGTGCAAACGCCATGAAGCGCCCGACACGCACGCTCGCCGCCGTCGGGCGGATGGCCCTCACCAACTATCTCCTGCAGACGGTCATCTGCACCACCCTCTTCTACGGACACGGCTTCAAACTTTTCGGCCGCCTCGGACGCGCCTGGCACCCGCTCGTCATCCTTTTCGTCTGGATCGTCGAACTCGCCTGGTCGCCCTGGTGGCTTGCACGGTTCCGCTTCGGGCCGGTCGAATGGCTCTGGCGGAGCCTCACCTATCGCGCGCGGCAACCGATGCGGCGCTGA